One Glycine soja cultivar W05 chromosome 2, ASM419377v2, whole genome shotgun sequence genomic region harbors:
- the LOC114395828 gene encoding transcription factor bHLH93-like, with translation MELQDHDFLEELMSLRRETWDTNPCSQENQLFSNGWSFDCFEDQNYHQAFPPNSFSCQQVPQSYNNKGYNYNEIYSSLLHEFSAPQVIDSSSYNTLDTSPFLAQEDYPLSMMEEEDPGFLGEELHCLDLQTTCKMEPSHSTEMPIFNTTSSFVERKNRAKKLQGQPSKNLMAERRRRKRLNDRLSMLRSIVPKISKMDRTAILGDTIGYMKELLEKIKNLKQEIEVDSNMAGIFKDVKPNEIIVRNSPKFDVERRNVNTRVEICCAGKPGLLLATVNTLETLGVEIQQCVISCFNDFTVQASCSEELLQKTILSSEDIKQALFRSAGYGGRYL, from the exons atggagCTTCAAGACCATGATTTCTTGGAGGAATTAATGTCTCTAAGAAGAGAAACATGGGATACCAATCCATGTTCACAAGAAAACCAGCTTTTCTCTAATGGCTGGAGTTTTGATTGTTTTGAGGATCAAAACTATCATCAAGCTTTTCCTCCAAACTCTTTCTCTTGCCAACAAGTTCCTCAAAGTTACAATAACAAAGGCTACAACTACAATGAAATTTATAGTTCCTTACTACATGAATTCTCTGCACCCCAAGTTATAGATTCATCATCCTATAACACCCTTGATACCTCTCCTTTTCTGGCTCAAGAAGATTATCCATTGTCCATGATGGAAGAAGAAGATCCGGGCTTTCTTGGGGAAGAGCTTCATTGTTTGGACCTTCAAACCACATGCAAAATGGAGCCAAGCCATTCCACTGAAATGCCTATTTTCAACACAACTTCATCATTTGTGGAGAGAAAGAATAGAGCAAAGAAGCTTCAGGGGCAGCCTTCAAAGAACCTAATGGCagagaggagaagaagaaagaggttAAATGACAGGCTCTCCATGCTAAGATCAATTGTGCCTAAGATAAGTAAG ATGGACAGAACAGCTATACTTGGAGACACTATCGGTTATATGAAGGAGCTCTTGGAAAAGATTAAGAATTTGAAGCAAGAAATAGAAGTGGATTCAAACATGGCTGGCATTTTCAAGGATGTGAAGCCAAACGAAATCATAGTGAGAAATTCTCCAAAG TTTGATGTGGAGAGGAGAAATGTCAATACAAGGGTGGAGATCTGCTGTGCAGGGAAGCCAGGCTTGTTGCTGGCTACCGTAAACACCTTGGAAACATTAGGCGTCGAGATCCAACAATGCGTTATTAGCTGTTTCAATGATTTCacagtgcaagcttcttgctcAGAG GAATTGCTGCAGAAGACAATTCTGAGTTCTGAAGATATAAAGCAAGCACTATTTAGAAGCGCAGGATATGGTGGACGATATTTGTGA